The proteins below are encoded in one region of Cucurbita pepo subsp. pepo cultivar mu-cu-16 chromosome LG10, ASM280686v2, whole genome shotgun sequence:
- the LOC111804196 gene encoding probable N-acetyltransferase HLS1 encodes MIRNRDSIVIREFDASKDSKSVEDVERRCEVGPSGKLCLFTDLLGDPICRVRNSPAFLMLVAATGEENEIVGMIRGCIKTVTCGQKLSRAPPNPKTHHHHHSTNHHLPVFTKLAYILGLRVSPAHRRMGIGMKLVKKMEEWFRENGAEYSYIATEKDNVASVNLFTEKCDYSKFRTPAILVNPVFAHPLPVSQRVTLLPLSRADAEILYRRRFSTTEFFPRDIDAILNNVLTLGTFLAFPRGIYTPQTWPGSDRFLLDPPESWAVLSVWNCNDVFKLQVRGASRLKRSLARTTRVLDRAFPWLRLPSVPELFRPFGLHFLYGLGGEGSEAGRMVKALCGYAHNLAKERGCGVVATEVSARERLRGAIPHWKMLSCEEDLWCIKRLAEDFSDGSVGDWTKSPPGLSIFVDPREF; translated from the exons atgataaGAAACAGAGATTCCATAGTGATTAGAGAGTTCGATGCGAGTAAAGATAGTAAGAGCGTCGAAGATGTGGAGCGACGGTGCGAAGTCGGACCTAGCGGCAAGCTTTGTCTCTTCACCGACCTTTTAGGTGACCCAATTTGCAGGGTCCGCAACTCCCCTGCTTTCCTCATGCTG GTGGCGGCAACGGGCGAAGAGAACGAGATAGTGGGGATGATTAGAGGGTGCATCAAAACCGTTACATGCGGTCAAAAACTCTCCCGCGCTCCTCCTAATCCCAAAACCCACCACCATCATCACTCTACCAACCACCACCTCCCTGTTTTCACTAAACTCGCCTATATCCTTGGCCTTCGCGTCTCTCCTGCTCACCG ACGGATGGGAATTGGGATGAAGCTGGtgaagaaaatggaggaatGGTTCAGAGAGAATGGCGCTGAGTATTCCTACATAGCCACCGAAAAGGACAACGTAGCGTCGGTGAATCTGTTCACTGAAAAATGCGACTACTCTAAATTCCGTACACCGGCCATCCTTGTCAATCCCGTCTTTGCTCATCCACTCCCCGTCTCCCAACGGGTCACTCTCCTCCCACTTTCACGCGCCGACGCTGAGATTCTCTATCGCCGCCGTTTCTCAACCACTGAGTTTTTCCCCCGAGACATTGACGCTATCCTCAACAACGTACTCACTCTTGGCACCTTCCTCGCCTTTCCACGTGGCATTTACACGCCTCAGACTTGGCCCGGGTCGGACCGGTTCTTGCTCGACCCACCCGAGTCCTGGGCGGTTCTCAGCGTCTGGAACTGCAATGACGTGTTTAAGCTTCAAGTACGTGGAGCGTCACGCTTAAAGCGGAGTCTAGCCAGGACGACACGGGTGTTGGATAGAGCATTTCCGTGGCTCAGGCTGCCGTCGGTGCCGGAGCTTTTCAGACCGTTCGGGTTGCACTTCTTGTACGGGTTGGGCGGTGAAGGATCCGAGGCTGGGAGGATGGTGAAGGCGCTGTGTGGGTACGCACATAACCTGGCGAAGGAGAGAG GTTGTGGGGTTGTCGCGACGGAGGTCTCGGCTAGAGAGCGGCTCAGAGGCGCCATTCCACACTGGAAAATGCTGTCGTGCGAGGAGGATCTTTGGTGCATCAAGCGCCTCGCCGAAGATTTCAGCGACGGCTCCGTGGGTGACTGGACCAAATCACCACCTGGCTTGTCCATTTTCGTCGACCCCAGAGAATTCTAA
- the LOC111803712 gene encoding BTB/POZ domain-containing protein NPY2-like — protein MKFMKLGSKPDAFQTDGDKIRYVATELATDIAVNVGDVKFYLHKFPLLSKSARLQKLVALSNEENSDEIHILDIPGGAAAFEICAKFCYGMIVTLNAYNVIAARCAAEYLEMYETIEKGNLIYKIEVFLNSSIFRSWKDSIIVLQTTKSLLPWSEELKVVSHCLDSIATKCCIDTSKVEWSYTYNRKKLPSENGDDSHWNGVRTQKVVPKDWWVEDLCELQVDLYKRVISTIKTRGRISGDVLGEALKAYASRRLPGFSKGMVQGGDIAKNRLLVDTIVQLLPSGKGEVSCHFFLKLLKAVILLDCGEMGRIELMKRIGQQLDEATVADLLVRAPAGETTIYDVDMVQSLVEEFVTQVQDVHTDLHMENEYHEIRSPKFVSDASKLMVAKLVDGYLAEVARDPNLPISKFIRLAESVSSFSRPSHDGLYRAIDMYLKEHPGISKSERKKICRLMDCRKLSPDACLHAVQNERLPLRVVVQVLFFEQMRASAASAGDSTPDLPSSIRALLPGGGSHGSSRSTTTNAEDDWDAIPTIDEIRALKGELAALKLGNGDVTKNNAEKVSGNKMKGMLISKKIFSKLWSNKDRNGEISSSETSESLGSSNAEETKSSTPSRSQRHSIS, from the exons ATGAAGTTTATGAAACTTGGATCCAAGCCTGATGCATTTCAGACGGATGGGGACAAAATTAG GTATGTAGCGACCGAGTTGGCCACTGACATTGCTGTCAATGTCGGAGACGTGAAGTTTTATCTGCACAAG TTTCCGCTTCTGTCGAAAAGCGCTCGGTTGCAAAAATTAGTCGCTCTGTCGAATGAAGAGAATAGTGATGAAATCCATATCCTGGATATACCTGGGGGAGCGGCtgcttttgaaatttgtgCAAAGTTCTGTTATGGTATGATTGTCACACTCAATGCATACAATGTCATCGCTGCTAGATGTGCAGCCGAGTATCTCGAGATGTATGAAACCATTGAGAAAGGGAATCTCATCTACAAGATTGAGGTCTTTCTCAACTCGAGTATTTTTAGAAGCTGGAAGGACTCGATAATCGTTCTTCAGACAACTAAGTCTCTTCTTCCATGGTCTGAGGAACTTAAGGTGGTCAGTCACTGCCTTGATTCCATAGCTACCAAGTGTTGCATCGATACTTCGAAGGTTGAATGGTCGTACACTTATAACAGGAAGAAGCTTCCATCTGAAAATGGTGACGATTCTCATTGGAATGGTGTGAGAACGCAGAAAGTTGTTCCGAAGGACTGGTGGGTTGAAGATCTCTGTGAGCTTCAAGTTGACTTATACAAACGTGTAATATCGACGATTAAGACGAGGGGTAGAATCAGTGGTGATGTTCTTGGTGAAGCTTTGAAAGCGTATGCGTCGAGGAGATTACCTGGATTTTCTAAAGGTATGGTCCAGGGTGGTGATATTGCTAAAAATAGACTACTGGTGGACACAATAGTGCAGCTACTTCCATCAGGGAAGGGGGAAGTCTCCTGTCACTTCTTTCTTAAGTTGTTAAAAGCAGTAATTCTGCTAGATTGTGGAGAGATGGGAAGAATTGAACTGATGAAAAGAATTGGTCAGCAGCTTGATGAGGCCACCGTGGCTGATCTTTTAGTTCGAGCTCCTGCCGGTGAGACGACTATTTACGACGTTGACATGGTACAAAGCCTTGTCGAGGAGTTTGTGACGCAGGTGCAGGACGTCCACACTGATCTTCACATGGAAAATGAATATCATGAGATTAGAAGTCCCAAGTTTGTTTCTGATGCTTCCAAGTTGATGGTTGCAAAGCTGGTAGATGGCTATCTTGCTGAAGTTGCTCGTGATCCTAACTTACCCATCTCGAAATTTATACGCCTTGCTGAATCAGTATCGAGCTTTTCCAGACCATCTCACGATGGATTATACCGAGCCATTGATATGTACCTGAAG GAACACCCTGGAATCAGCAAGAGCGAGCGTAAGAAAATTTGTCGATTAATGGACTGTAGAAAATTGTCGCCTGATGCGTGTTTGCATGCAGTGCAAAACGAGCGACTTCCATTGCGTGTCGTTGTTCAGGTTCTGTTCTTTGAACAAATGCGAGCCTCGGCAGCATCAGCTGGTGACAGTACGCCTGATCTACCGAGTTCTATTAGGGCCTTATTACCAGGAGGGGGATCTCATGGAAGCTCAAGATCAACTACAACGAACGCAGAGGACGACTGGGATGCCATACCAACTATTGATGAAATCAGAGCTTTAAAAGGCGAACTTGCTGCTCTAAAGCTAGGAAATGGTGACGTGACTAAAAACAACGCTGAAAAGGTTTCGGGAAATAAAATGAAGGGCATGCTGATATCAAAGAAGATCTTCTCGAAACTTTGGTCGAACAAAGACAGAAACGGAGAGATCAGTAGCTCGGAGACATCAGAAAGTCTGGGGTCTTCAAACGCAGAGGAAACCAAATCGTCGACCCCGTCCAGAAGCCAGAGGCATTCGAtatcataa
- the LOC111803238 gene encoding BTB/POZ and TAZ domain-containing protein 4, with the protein MENTENICLDLIPAKANTIPLPPPLPKSAISSHLQKGWVSSESLERGYSCVSTATRDLWDGLFDEAYGADVSIHTDHGGIVYAHAYILGMASPVIKGILKQSKKSGRKRSISIRGVPPDAVKVFVRYLYSCRYEKEQMEEFVLPLLVLSHVYVVPQLKKECERQLGRDLLTLENVVDVFQLALLCDAPRLSLLCHRMILKNFKAVSSTDSWQAMQQSHPVLEKELLGSVIDEDNRQKKRVKRMNERKVYLELFEAMEALVHICRDGCRTIGPHNKDFKANQPPCKYAACKGLELLIRHFAGCKLRAPGGCTQCKRMWQLLELHSHLCADSDLCRVPLCRNFKDRTRKQGRKDEIKWKLLVKKILRTKGVARAPFFLTIDTIYV; encoded by the exons ATGGAGAATACAGAAAATATTTGCTTGGATTTAATCCCAGCCAAGGCAAATACCATCCCACTGCCACCTCCATTGCCCAAATCTGCAATCAGTAGTCATCTGCAGAAGGGTTGGGTCTCAAGTGAATCCTTAGAAAGAGGATACAGCTGCGTCTCCACTGCAACAAGAGACCTCTGGGACGGCCTCTTTGACGAAGCTTATGGAGCAGATGTTTCTATTCATACGGATCATGGTGGCATTGTGTATGCACATGCCTATATCCTC GGCATGGCTTCTCCTGTGATAAAAGGCATATTAAAGCAATCAAAAAAGTCTGGTAGGAAGCGATCGATTTCGATCCGTGGAGTTCCACCTGATGCCGTTAAAGTATTCGTTAGATACCTGTACTCTTGCAG atacGAGAAAGAACAAATGGAGGAATTTGTATTGCCCCTGCTGGTGCTGTCACATGTATATGTGGTTCCTCAGTTGAAGAAAGAGTGTGAGAGGCAACTGGGTCGTGATTTGCTGACACTTGAAAATGTAGTAGACGTTTTTCAACTTGCATTGCTGTGTGATGCTCCCCGTCTCAGCCTTCTTTGCCACCGTATGATCCTAAAAAACTTCAAAGCTGTTTCTTCCACCGACTCGTGGCAAGCAATGCAGCAAAGCCACCCAGTACTCGAAAAGGAACTTCTTGGATCAGTGATCGACGAAGACAAT aggcaaaagaaaagagtgaaGAGAATGAACGAAAGGAAGGTCTATTTGGAACTATTTGAGGCAATGGAGGCTCTTGTTCATATATGTAGAGATGGTTGTCGCACAATCGGCCCACACAACAAAGACTTCAAGGCGAACCAGCCGCCATGTAAATATGCAGCCTGCAAGGGGCTGGAATTGCTTATCCGCCACTTTGCTGGCTGCAAATTAAGAGCCCCTGGTGGCTGTACCCAGTGCAAGAGAATGTGGCAACTCTTGGAATTGCACTCTCATCTTTGTGCAGATTCTGATCTCTGTAGAGTCCCTTTGTGCAG GAATTTCAAGGACAGGACTAGGAAACAGGGCAGGaaagatgaaataaaatggaaactGTTAGTAAAAAAGATTCTGAGGACAAAGGGAGTAGCAAGAGCACCATTCTTTTTGACGATAGATACCATATACGTATGA
- the LOC111804340 gene encoding uncharacterized protein LOC111804340, with protein MLDNSLSVRIALADLLLLIRDVRDFQFNKVVSLDVLLTVHAHDQPIISKKITRLLMSSYFPTKVSIEEARFCEFAASEGASLKSIVEPVRALINLVSSSAELDANYIDGLILSAKYLGGCISREPCYKIDLKDLFTAENLKCLVSVAESGRARSSLFNIVSSFSPNGLTGLLEECMQLITNCRGLSGNIEKQAEVRSGHKFFQACDALDVMFEAMALIL; from the exons ATGCTGGACAATTCTCTTTCGGTAAGGATAGCTCTAGCAgatctcctcctcctcatcaGGGATGTTCGTGATTTCCAGTTTAACAAG GTGGTTAGTTTGGATGTATTGTTAACTGTTCATGCACATGACCAACCCATTATTAGTAAGAAAATTACTAGATTGCTGATGTCTTCGTATTTTCCCACCAAAGTATCAATTGAAGAGGCAAGATTTTGTGAATTTGCTGCTTCAGAAGGGGCATCTCTTAAGTCCATTGTGGAACCTGTTCGAGCACTAATCAATTTGGTTTCGTCCTCTGCCGAGCTAGATGCAAATTACATTGATGGTTTAATTCTTTCAGCTAAATACCTAGGCGGCTGCATTTCAAGAGAGCCATGTTACAAGATCGATCTCAAAGATTTGTTCACTGCTGAAAACTTGAAATGCTTGGTCTCTGTAGCAGAATCTGGGCGTGCTCGATCTTCTTTATTCAACATTGTTTCCTCGTTCTCTCCTAATGGTCTTACGGGTCTTCTTGAGGAGTGCATGCAATTAATTACTAATTGTCGTGGTTTATCAGGAAACATAGAAAAGCAAGCTGAAGTGAGGTCTGGCCATAAGTTTTTCCAGGCTTGTGATGCATTGGATGTTATGTTCGAAGCCATGGCATTGATACTATAG
- the LOC111803370 gene encoding protein SHORT-ROOT-like, translated as MDTLFRLVNLQSEQSYNSSRTNSSSSRSSRQNQYQYHQQDDDQECYNLLMDDEDFSSSSNSRQYYNPYHPHPPSTATPTPIDQFSYVSPSPDINFEFSGRWAVDILLETARAISERNSARVHQLMWMLNELSSPYGDTDQKLAAYFLQALFSRMTDSGDRNYCALASASEKTCSFDSTRKVMLKFQEVSPWTTFGHVSCNGALIEALEGESKLHIIDISSTYCTQWPTLLEALATRTDDTPHLRLTTIVTTKPGNGTGVSASQKVMKEIGTRMEKFARLMGVPFKFNALYHSGDLSELDFAKLDIKEDEALAINCVGALRSITAINNRRDFLISSFRSLRPRIITVIEEEADLDVGVDGTEFLRGFQECLRWFRVYFETLDESFTRTSNERLMLERAAGRAIVDLVACSAADSVERRESAVRWAQRLHGNGFSPVTFSDEVCDDVRALLRRYKEGWAMTQNSDVAGIFLTWKEQPVVWASAWRP; from the coding sequence ATGGATACCTTGTTTCGGCTTGTCAATCTCCAATCTGAGCAATCTTACAATTCCAGCAGGACCAATTCTAGCAGCTCTAGATCTTCCAGACAGAACCAATATCAGTACCATCAACAGGACGACGACCAAGAATGCTACAACCTTCTCATGGATGACGAAGATTTCTCATCCTCTAGTAATTCTAGACAATACTACAATCCATACCATCCACACCCACCTTCCACCGCCACTCCCACACCCATCGATCAATTCTCATACGTCTCCCCCTCTCCCGACATCAACTTCGAATTTTCCGGCAGGTGGGCTGTCGATATTCTCCTTGAGACGGCCAGGGCAATTTCTGAGAGGAACAGCGCCCGCGTTCACCAACTCATGTGGATGCTAAACGAACTTAGCTCCCCCTATGGGGATACGGATCAAAAGCTGGCTGCCTATTTCCTGCAGGCCTTGTTTAGCCGCATGACAGATTCCGGCGACCGTAATTATTGCGCTTTGGCCTCTGCCTCAGAGAAAACATGCTCATTCGATTCAACTAGGAAAGTGATGCTCAAGTTTCAGGAGGTTAGCCCCTGGACCACTTTTGGGCATGTTTCTTGCAATGGCGCATTAATTGAGGCCTTAGAAGGCGAATCGAAGCTACACATAATCGATATCAGTAGCACGTATTGCACTCAGTGGCCTACTTTGCTAGAAGCTCTCGCGACTCGTACGGACGACACGCCGCACCTTCGTCTCACCACGATCGTCACCACCAAGCCCGGTAATGGAACCGGAGTGTCTGCATCTCAAAAAGTAATGAAGGAAATAGGTACGAGAATGGAAAAGTTCGCTAGGCTTATGGGCGTACCTTTCAAATTCAATGCTCTGTACCATTCTGGTGACCTTTCGGAATTGGACTTCGCCAAATTAGATATCAAAGAAGACGAGGCACTTGCCATCAACTGCGTCGGAGCCTTACGTTCCATTACGGCGATTAACAACCGCCGAGAttttttgatttcttctttccgCAGTTTACGGCCGCGGATAATCACAGTGATAGAAGAGGAAGCCGATCTCGACGTAGGCGTCGATGGGACTGAATTTCTGAGAGGTTTCCAAGAATGTTTGCGATGGTTTAGGGTTTACTTCGAGACATTGGACGAAAGTTTCACGAGGACGAGCAACGAGCGGTTGATGCTCGAGAGAGCTGCCGGTAGGGCAATCGTGGACCTGGTGGCTTGCTCTGCGGCCGACTCGGTTGAGAGACGGGAATCGGCTGTGAGGTGGGCTCAGCGGCTGCATGGAAACGGATTCAGTCCGGTGACGTTCAGCGACGAAGTATGCGACGACGTCAGAGCGCTGTTGAGGAGATACAAGGAAGGATGGGCAATGACACAGAACTCCGACGTCGCCGGAATATTCTTGACGTGGAAAGAGCAGCCGGTGGTGTGGGCCAGTGCATGGAGACCTTGA
- the LOC111804325 gene encoding peptidyl-prolyl cis-trans isomerase CYP65-like: MGKKQHSKDRLFITKTEWATEWGGAKPKDSQTPFKRLPFYCCALTFTPFEDPVCTADGSVFEIMNIIPYIRKYGKNPVTGASLKQEDLIPLIFHKNSEGEFQCPVLNKVFTEFTHIVAIKTTGNVFCYEAVKELNIKTKNWKELLTDEPFSRQDIITIQNPTALDCKVLLDFDHVKNSLKVDDEELQKMKSDPTYFINVSGDIKQMLQELGTEKGRQTALHGGGGGKAQKEREAALAAILAARSRIKEDSKENAKGEEKPTQAFSIVDAASASVHGRSAAAAKAAPSEKTAARIAMHMAGERAPVNAKMVKSRYTTGATSRSFTSTAYDPVTKNEHEYIKVEKNPKKKGYVQLHTTHGDLNIELHCDITPRACENFITLCENGYYNGVAFHRSIRNFMIQGGDPTGTGRGGESIWGKPFNDELNSKLLHSGRGVVSMANSGPHTNGSQFFILYKSANHLNFKHTVFGGVVGGLTALAAMEKVAVDDNDRPLEEIKITSVTVFVNPYSEPDEEEEEKQKDEKNVEDEENDKVGSWYSNPGTGVAEYGAAGGGGGVGKYLKARNAQSKSPAVDAGVRQTTSTKKRTAAGEFKDFSSW; encoded by the exons ATGGGGAAGAAACAGCACAGTAAAGACCGTTTGTTTATTACGAAAACCGAATGGGCCACTGAATGGGGTGGCGCCAAACCCAAGGACTCTCAAACCCCTTTCAAACGGCTTCCTTTCTATTGCTGCGC GCTTACATTTACACCCTTCGAGGACCCTGTATGTACCGCCGATGGCAGCGTCTTCGAGATAAT GAATATCATCCCTTATATTCGAAAGTATGGTAAAAATCCTGTTACTGGAGCTTCCCTAAAGCAGGAGGATCTAATTCCGCTGATTTTCCACAAGAATTCTGAAG GTGAGTTCCAGTGCCCTGTACTAAACAAAGTTTTTACGGAGTTCACACACATAGTTGCTATAAAGACCACTGGAAATGTCTTCTGCTACGAG GCAgttaaagaattaaatatcaaGACAAAAAACTGGAAGGAACTTCTCACTGATGAACCATTTAGTAGGCAAGACATTATAACCATTCAG AACCCTACTGCGCTTGATTGTAAGGTTCTTCTGGATTTTGATCATGTGAAGAATAGCCTGAAAGTTGATGATGAAG AACTTCAGAAAATGAAATCAGATCCaacatatttcataaatgTGTCGGGCGACATCAAGCAGATGCTGCAGGAACTTGGAACCGAAAAAGGAAGGCAAACTGCACTTCATGGCGGAGGTGGTGGCAAGGCACAGAAAGAAAGGGAGGCTGCACTTGCTGCAATTTTAGCTGCTAGGTCACGCATTAAAGAGGACTCCAAGGAGAATGCAAAAGGAGAGGAGAAACCTACTCAGGCATTTAGTATTGTGGATGCTGCATCTGCCTCAGTACATGGTAGAAGTGCTGCTGCTGCGAAAGCTGCACCAAGTGAAAAAACTGCTGCTCGAATTGCGATGCACATGGCGGGTGAGAGGGCACCAGTGAATGCTAAGATG GTAAAGAGTCGTTACACTACTGGTGCTACGTCCCGATCCTTCACATCTACAGCTTATGATCCTGTTACAAAGAACGAACATGAATATATCAAGGTTGAGAAAAATCCGAAGAAGAAAGGATACGTACAGTTGCATACAACACATGGAGATTTGAATATTGAACTGCATTGTGATATTACTCCGAGGGCATGTGAGAATTTCATCACGCTTTGTGAAAATGGCTACTACAATGGAGTTGCTTTTCATAGAAGTATTAG GAATTTCATGATTCAAGGTGGTGATCCAACTGGTACTGGGAGAGGAGGGGAATCTATATGGGGAAAGCCCTTCAACGATGAACTGAACTCTAAGTTGCTTCATTCTGGAAGGGGTGTTGTCAGTATGGCAAATAGTGGCCCCCACACTAATGGTTCCCAGTTCTTTATTCTTTACAAATCTGCTAATCACTTAAACTTCAAGCATACTGTATTTGGCGGTGTTGTTGGTGGGTTGACTGCTTTGGCAGCCATGGAAAAGGTTGCTGTTGATGACAATGATCGGCCTCTG GAGGAGATCAAGATAACAAGCGTCACAGTTTTTGTCAATCCATACTCAGAACCcgatgaagaagaggaagaaaagcaaaaagacGAGAAAAATGTGGAGGATGAGGAAAAC GATAAGGTTGGATCGTGGTATAGTAATCCAGGCACCGGGGTAGCTGAATATGGAGCTgctggtggtggtggtggtgtagggaaatatttaaaagcaAGGAATGCCCAATCCAAATCCCCTGCTGTTGATGCTGGTGTAAGACAAACTACCTCAACCAAAAAAAGGACAGCTGCTGGAGAATTCAAAGACTTCTCTTCGTGGTAA
- the LOC111803088 gene encoding BTB/POZ domain-containing protein At3g49900, with amino-acid sequence MNPISQGIQMHSAKDHTKKMKETEAFSVWQNLGAVDTIYEEEYEFSSPSSSSPSPPLSPPPPPPHLHSTVHQWSKVTGFKTDVCIRVNGKCFHLHKDPLASKCPYLKRQLATTFDVTLTPPLKITPQTFIMVADFCYGAPVHITPFNVAALRTAAELLEMSETENNADGDNLVSVTEKYFRRVVAVNRDYASVVFRSCLELLPEAETMAVLASRCLEAWNLEDEGDGDGDITCFEDFKSVEVENFMVLASSLNRRLKCHDLIYKLSLLYLQGYGGKITENQKVLICNFVDCDKLSPKLLLHAVQNPVMPLRFVVRAMLIEQLNTRHSIFSGAATASTKPQIPRPISKDPLTLGAILKRDAAARESAKLKAAMQATNSRIRTLETQLSTMKKKLQVSDEKQRSLSEDAGRGRSASFHYGVDKSNSSKGVARGQRGSSSSSVFRLSADFKTDYYKFGVGCKPSSDRGSSSSHDGGRKSGRSIGQRLINGIKNVFRVSSLGEAESKVQSRDEEDLCEEDEDDNDEIVVMRRNHLYVN; translated from the exons ATGAACCCAATTTCACAAGGCATCCAAATGCACTCCGCTAAAGACCATactaagaaaatgaaggaaacaGAAGCCTTTTCCGTTTGGCAAAATCTCGGCGCTGTCGACACCATTTATGAAGAAGAATATGAATTTTCCTCCCCCTCCTCTTCTTCCCcctctcctcctctctctccgcctcctcctcctccgcatCTCCACTCTACAGTTCACCAATg GTCTAAGGTAACTGGATTTAAGACAGATGTTTGTATTCGAGTTAATGGGAAGTGTTTCCATCTCCACAAG GATCCTCTGGCGTCTAAATGCCCGTATTTAAAGCGACAATTGGCCACTACGTTCGACGTAACGCTCACTCCACCGCTCAAAATTACGCCCCAAACCTTCATTATGGTGGCCGATTTTTGCTACGGTGCTCCGGTTCATATAACGCCATTTAACGTCGCCGCACTAAGAACCGCAGCGGAGTTGCTAGAGATGTCGGAGACGGAAAATAATGCCGACGGTGACAACTTGGTGAGTGTGACCGAGAAATACTTTCGCCGAGTTGTGGCCGTCAACCGGGACTACGCGTCGGTGGTGTTTCGGTCGTGCTTGGAGTTGCTGCCCGAGGCTGAAACGATGGCGGTTTTGGCTAGTAGATGTCTTGAAGCGTGGAATTTGGAGGATGAGGGCGATGGCGATGGGGATATTACTTGCTTTGAAGACTTTAAATCTGTGGAGGTCGAGAATTTTATGGTTCTGGCTTCGTCACTCAACCGCAGGCTTAAATGCCACGACCTAATCTATAAGCTCTCTCTTCTGTATCTCCAA GGATATGGTGGGAAGATCACAGAAAACCAAAAGGTACTAATATGCAATTTCGTAGACTGCGATAAGCTATCCCCCAAGCTACTCCTACACGCAGTCCAAAACCCAGTAATGCCGCTGAGATTCGTGGTCCGAGCGATGCTAATCGAGCAGCTCAACACTCGTCACTCCATTTTCTCTGGTGCCGCTACTGCCAGCACCAAACCCCAAATCCCGCGTCCAATTTCCAAGGATCCACTCACGCTCGGCGCAATTCTCAAGCGAGACGCGGCTGCTCGTGAGTCCGCCAAGTTGAAGGCTGCGATGCAAGCTACAAACTCCCGCATACGGACGCTCGAAACCCAACTGTCCACCATGAAGAAGAAGCTCCAAGTGTCTGATGAGAAACAGAGGAGTTTGTCTGAGGATGCTGGCCGTGGCCGTTCCGCTAGCTTTCATTACGGCGTGGATAAGAGTAATAGTAGTAAGGGCGTGGCTAGAGGCCAACGAGGGTCCAGTTCCTCCTCTGTTTTCCGGCTGAGCGCTGATTTCAAGACGGATTATTATAAGTTTGGCGTTGGGTGCAAGCCGTCATCGGATCGTGGGTCGTCGTCGAGTCACGATGGGGGTCGGAAATCGGGGAGAAGTATCGGGCAGAGATTGATAAATGGGATTAAGAATGTGTTTCGGGTGTCGAGTTTAGGAGAGGCGGAGAGCAAAGTTCAGAgcagagatgaagaagatttgtgcgaagaagatgaagacgaTAATGATGAGATTGTTGTGATGAGAAGAAATCATCTTTATGTTAATTAG
- the LOC111803089 gene encoding 60S ribosomal protein L26-1, with translation MKYNPRVSSSRRKSRKAHFSAPSSVRRVIMSAPLSTDLRSKYNVRSMPIRKDDEVQVVRGTYKGREGKVVQVYRKKWVIHIERITREKVNGSTVNVGINPSKVVITKLRLDKDRKSLLDRKGKGRAASDKDKGTKFTAEDIMQSVD, from the coding sequence ATGAAGTACAATCCTAGGGTTTCCAGTTCCCGCCGCAAGAGCCGTAAGGCTCATTTTTCGGCGCCGTCGAGCGTTCGTCGGGTTATTATGAGTGCTCCTCTCTCGACTGACCTCCGGTCAAAGTACAACGTCCGATCCATGCCGATTCGGAAGGATGATGAGGTCCAAGTTGTCCGTGGAACTTACAAGGGTCGGGAGGGCAAGGTAGTGCAGGTGTATCGTAAAAAGTGGGTTATCCACATCGAGCGCATCACTCGCGAAAAGGTTAACGGTTCCACTGTCAATGTTGGCATCAACCCCTCGAAGGTCGTGATTACGAAGCTCAGGCTGGACAAGGACCGCAAGTCACTTCTGGATCGTAAAGGCAAGGGCCGCGCCGCCTCTGATAAGGACAAGGGTACCAAGTTCACCGCCGAGGATATCATGCAGAGCGTCGACTAA